GCTAAGATTCAGCGCAACTTCGAAGCGACCTTAACTATGAAGAAGGGACTGGAGAACTTTAGCACGGATCTGGCAGAGATAGAGGAGCTTTTGcgggaggacgacgaggagcttgaggaccAGCCTAATCTCCTCCGGGTGCATATGCGGATTTCTCGACTACGTGATTTCCGAGACGAGGCGATGGATCAGGTGCGCAGGGCGCAGGACCCTAGTAATGAGGCTACTTTGGAGGAATACTTCCAGGGTTTGGATTCTGTGATTGACTGGTTTGACGACCACCTTGGGACGTTATGTATGAACCTCATTCCTCTCGTGCAGAGTGATAACCCCGGTATGGTGGTTCGACTAGCAATCGTTGTGATGaacgaggagaagaatgaCGAGACGGTTAGAGCATTGCAAGAGGCGCAAAAGGACCACCAGGACCTAGCTGGCCGATTCAAGTCGATGAATGTCGGCCCCAAGACTGTCAGAGGATACAAGGAGAAATTCATCCAAGCGATCGAATTCTACGCGCAGAATCAGTTCGAGGAAACCAAGGAAGAATTCTTTGGAGACCCCGAAGGTTTGGACAAGAGTTTCCGGTGGTTCTTTAACGACCTCTTTGTTGTACAGCAGGGCATGCAGTCTCTGATTccgaagaagtggaagatCTTCAAAACCTATACTGATATTTACCACCGCATGATGCACGATTTCGTCATTGGTCTGGTTGATGATCCTGAGTTGCCAGCTGACAATCTACTTGCCATTCTCCACTGGAGAGAGAGGTACTAtaagaagatgaagaagcttGGTTGGAAGCCGTCTGATCTTGAGTTTGATATTCTGGATAACCGCGAGCCCGATCTCATTCGGCGGTGGCAGAATGTtatcatcaacgccgtcgaaGAATGGATGGATCGAATCATGGAGACGGATAGAAAGGCACTTACAGGGCGGATTCCAGACTCACTTGAAACAACTTCCGAGGGTTATTTCCGAACTCGTACGCTCGCAGATATGTGGCGAATGCTTCACGAACAGATCACCGCGTCTAGTTCATCTTCGCGCCCTGACCTACTGGAGGGCATCATGGATGCGATGTTCCGAGTCTTGAAGACTCGCCAAACAGCCTGGCAGACCCTCATCGAGGAGGAATGCGCCAAATACAA
Above is a window of Aspergillus puulaauensis MK2 DNA, chromosome 2, nearly complete sequence DNA encoding:
- the SEC6 gene encoding SNARE-binding exocyst subunit SEC6 (BUSCO:EOG09260K5F;~COG:U;~EggNog:ENOG410PGB5;~InterPro:IPR010326,IPR042532;~PFAM:PF06046;~go_component: GO:0000145 - exocyst [Evidence IEA];~go_process: GO:0006887 - exocytosis [Evidence IEA]) — translated: MAPVGDADRTVAMPRLEDILRHPEDLDKINGLKAEYTRKKAAVDAQLREGLRDQLASVQRSLGALTEGQRQVSKTRDELQGIDRLCAESQNSVDDFSRIDYLAKIQRNFEATLTMKKGLENFSTDLAEIEELLREDDEELEDQPNLLRVHMRISRLRDFRDEAMDQVRRAQDPSNEATLEEYFQGLDSVIDWFDDHLGTLCMNLIPLVQSDNPGMVVRLAIVVMNEEKNDETVRALQEAQKDHQDLAGRFKSMNVGPKTVRGYKEKFIQAIEFYAQNQFEETKEEFFGDPEGLDKSFRWFFNDLFVVQQGMQSLIPKKWKIFKTYTDIYHRMMHDFVIGLVDDPELPADNLLAILHWRERYYKKMKKLGWKPSDLEFDILDNREPDLIRRWQNVIINAVEEWMDRIMETDRKALTGRIPDSLETTSEGYFRTRTLADMWRMLHEQITASSSSSRPDLLEGIMDAMFRVLKTRQTAWQTLIEEECAKYKAPGGDQLDGLQLLQDWLVAVANDQIACIDDNEETGQFGHLTRFRRDIEQYVDPNYMTSRAVPELDSLRDGYVDLSTYCLSQFVDVIFSVDLRAAISELFSQKWYGDFAVKRITSTFDDYMADYSPVLHPSLSDILVEELADELLVRYLSSVRNRGVKFRRHSDPYTDKFKDDVLTVFGFFEKYPDSFAPIKQKWRLVDWLVRLLEAEKGPPVVTIYEDFKTEYWDLQLSWVETVLRTRDDFERSMVTAVKAKAAELSVERGTETLMSRIR